GTACTTGGATTATCGATTGCTGCAGCAGCTATAATCTTGGCAGTTATTGCTCTAGTAAAAAGAAAATAGAAAAAGAGTGGATTCCTAAAATCTTGGAATGACTCTAGATTTTGCTGTTACTGCGACAATGCTTATGATTGCAACTGCTAGTATCATCATTGCAATTGTTCCAAATTCAGGAACAACCTTTGAGAATTTTACTACTTCACCAATTGGTCCAGTCTTTGGATCATCTACACCATAACCTTGGAAGGTAATAGTGATGTCTACTGGATCAGATGAACTAAGAGCTTTTGTCATATGTGCTCCTTTTCCATCGTGGTGATGTGCACCCATATCATTTAGTACAGTGTTTCCATTTTGTGTGACTTTGATGTCATGATTGACATGCTCTGCACCTTCGAATTCAACATTGATCTCCATCATTTCCCCTTTTGTTGGGACTGAAGTCCAAATTGATACTTTGGTACCATCAGACAACATTCCTGTTGCTGTTGCATCGCCTTCCATGTTCATCATTTCGCCTTCGTGTTCATCCATTGCTTCTTCAGCACCTGCTTCTTGAACTACAACAACTCCTTCCATCCATGGATGTACCATACAGAAGTAAGGATATGTTCCTGCAGTGTCAAACTTGTGTGAGAATGTTGCACCTGCCATGAACAAGCTACTGTCAAATACGCCAGATGGTCCATCATTGGCGCTTCCACCTGTGACTGTGTGAGCTGCAGTGTCGTCATTTGACCATGTAACTTCACCACCAACATCAATTGTCACTTCATGAGGAATGTAACACTCGTTGGTTTCTTCACAGCCTGGAACTGAAGAACCTGCAGGGAGACTAACACTGGCAGTTGCATGATCTGCAAATGCAGGATTAGTTGCGGTTACTCCAGCTACAATAGCGAGTAATACGAAGAGAGAGCCTATAGCTATAGTCTTCATTGAGACTTGTACTTGCTCGGATACATAAAAACCTCACTGGGATTTTCAGAAAAGGTATCTTCTATTTTCGTTTAAACTGGTACAACTTTAGAATTCCAAATACAGGAACGCCTACATACATTCCAATGTTTAGTAAAACTATAGAGATACCGTAACCAAGAACCTCTTGCTCAGAATCCATGTTTACGTGATTTAAAATTGATAATGATGAAAGCATTGGGGTTAGTGTTACTTTCATAACTTCTTTGAATAATGGTTGCTCTCTTTCAAGATCTGCAATTGTTGGTGAGAATGAATAATAGAATTGATTGAATGTGTTGATAAATGAAGCTCCTGATTCTGTTTGCAATAATTTGGTATCTCGTAACTCACGTAATTGCTGTACTTGTGGTGCCAACTCAGAGCCATACGTTGCAGTTGCAATGAGACAACCACCACCATTTTCATTTGAACCGTCATTTACTGGGATTGATGGTTGTGCATTGGCTTCTCCAACTCTTATGTTAAATGAAACCGTTTCCATGGGAATTGGTTGAAATAAAATTCCCTCGATCTCAAAGTCTACTGAATAAATCCCCTCTTCAGGAAATTCTACAGGAATTTTTACAGAACCAAGTGATGTGTGTGTAAGTGGTATTGGGCCAAAAACAGTTTTGCTATTTTTGGAAACTGATAACTTGTAGTCAATATGCTCTTGAATTTTTTGAGTTTGAGGATTGATAAAATCAATATTTAGTCTTGTTTGATCTCCTGGAGAAATGTCTTCATAGGCCAACTTTACATTTAATGTTCCTTTATCAGTTGGCAAAGTTTCAGAATTTGTTTGCGCAAATGCCGGTGTAATTAAAAATGGAATCAATAATAAAACAAGAAAATATTTCATGTGGCATCTTTGTATATTACTAAATAAAAATTGCACTATTTTTTAAAAAATTCACAGCAGAAATTCTATGCCATCTTTAAATATGGTACACCTCTAAAAATATTATTGTACAAGTATTCCTTATTCTTTGCACTTTTTGTGGTGGCATGTTTACCTTTTATTGCATCTGATGCATTTGGTCATGGACTGGGAGGTGATCAAGCACCAGCGCTAACTTTTGGTGACATGAAAGTTACTGTTAGAACAGAACTTTCTCCATCTGACATTACTGTTGGTGAACTTGATGACATTAACATGAAAATTCGTTTCTTTGACACACTAACTGATGAAAATCTTGACAAAGTTACATACAGAATTGAAGTTTGGCAAAGTGGTGAGCTTTTAGCTAGAAACTTGTTTTATGATCCAGATGGAACATTAGATGTTGAGATTAGACCAAAAGCAAATTGTAATGAAGCAGAATTGTGGAAATGTACTGTATATGGTGGTTCTGAACATATTAGTGCTCCAGGTGCATTATATGTTGAAGGCGAAGGAAGACCAACAATCACTGGTCCAATATTTGTAAAAGGTGGGTTATACAATATTCGAGTCGATATTGAAGGTGCAACAAGTCCTAGAACTGCACTTGCTACATTGTTAAGTTATGATACCTTTGTAAGCGTTGCACAAGAACAAAATTTCTTTATACAGACTGCAAATGCTCAAGAAGTTCCAGTAACTGTGAAAACCTACTATGATGAAATTGACAATTTCAAATTCGATAAATCAGATAAATCAATCTCTTTTGATATGCCATTTAATT
Above is a window of Nitrosopumilus sp. K4 DNA encoding:
- a CDS encoding PEFG-CTERM sorting domain-containing protein, which encodes MKTIAIGSLFVLLAIVAGVTATNPAFADHATASVSLPAGSSVPGCEETNECYIPHEVTIDVGGEVTWSNDDTAAHTVTGGSANDGPSGVFDSSLFMAGATFSHKFDTAGTYPYFCMVHPWMEGVVVVQEAGAEEAMDEHEGEMMNMEGDATATGMLSDGTKVSIWTSVPTKGEMMEINVEFEGAEHVNHDIKVTQNGNTVLNDMGAHHHDGKGAHMTKALSSSDPVDITITFQGYGVDDPKTGPIGEVVKFSKVVPEFGTIAMMILAVAIISIVAVTAKSRVIPRF
- a CDS encoding CFI-box-CTERM domain-containing protein; protein product: MKYFLVLLLIPFLITPAFAQTNSETLPTDKGTLNVKLAYEDISPGDQTRLNIDFINPQTQKIQEHIDYKLSVSKNSKTVFGPIPLTHTSLGSVKIPVEFPEEGIYSVDFEIEGILFQPIPMETVSFNIRVGEANAQPSIPVNDGSNENGGGCLIATATYGSELAPQVQQLRELRDTKLLQTESGASFINTFNQFYYSFSPTIADLEREQPLFKEVMKVTLTPMLSSLSILNHVNMDSEQEVLGYGISIVLLNIGMYVGVPVFGILKLYQFKRK